The sequence AGCATCCAGAAAACATTTTTAAATAAACTTTTCTCTTTAATGTTAATCCAGTGTGTATCGGTTAAGTTTGGACCGATGCCGCCTTTTCCGCCGTCTGCATGACAGGTTACACAATTGGTTTTAAATAATTGCTCACCTTCTGCAATATAATCAGCGCTATATTTTGCGGTTTCTAAATTAATAGGCGGAGCATTTTTTTCGTATTCTTCAATGGAAGCCAGTTGTAATTTAGCTTCTTTATCGTATTCTGCTTCGGGATGAGCATAATCTGTGAAAGCAAACGCAATCATATAAACTGCACAGAAGATAATTCCGAAATAGAAAAGTCCGATCCACCATTTTGGTAATGAGTTGTCGAGTTCAGTAATTCCGTCGAACCCGTGATCAATCAAAATATCTTTTTCCTCAGCCTGCGATTGTTTTTTGAAAGCCGAATTCCAAAGTTTTAGATAATACGGAGTTGTTTTATCAGTAATATATTCCTGCTTCTCTTCTTCTGTCAATCTGCTGAACCTTTCGTTTTCTACCAAATCTCCGATAGAATTCATGATGAGCAATAAAATGGTGATGATGATTAACAATGCCCAAAAGAAAGGGGTAGAAAAATAATTGGCATCTTGTGCGAACATTTCGAACGCCATTACCGTAATTCCTATGGTTATTGCTATATATATAGATATGGGTGTTCTCGTTTTCATTGTAATAGATATTTAAAATTAATCTACGCTTGCTGTTTTGATGTCTGTCGTTTTGATGTCTGTTCCCAGTCTTTGCAGATAGGCAATCATGGCGATGATCTCTCTCTGTTCCATTGGTACAAAATTGTTTCCTTTGGCAATTTTCTCTTTATCCATTTGATCTTTTACATCGGTTGCTTCAGAATAAATTCTTTTTACAATCGCTTGTGACTGATTATTTGCCCATCGATCTGCTGAATCTATCTGTGCTTTGGTGTACGGAACATCAAAAGTATTTTTCATCAGTTTCATTTTATCAATCATTTGAGAACGATCCAGTTTGTTGGTAATCAGCCAAGGGAAACGCGGCATAATAGAACCTGCAGAAGTAATTCTTGGGTTGTACATATGTTTAAAATGCCATGAATCTGGGTTTCTTGCACCTTCTCTGTGAAGATCCGGTCCTGTTCTTTTTGATCCCCAAAGGAATGGTCTGTCGTAAACGAATTCTCCTGCTTTAGAATACTGTCCGTTTTTACCGTCAAATCTTGTTACTTCATCACGGAATGGTCTGATCATTTGTGAGTGACACGAGTTACAGCCTTCTCTTACATATAGATCTCTACCTTCCAACTCTAATGGTGAATAGGGTTTTACTGCAGATATTGTAGGTAAGTTGCTTTTTACAGTCAGTGTAGGAACAATTTCGACCAATCCACCGATTGCAATGGCTACAAAAGCTAATATTGATAATAGGTGAGGGGTTCTTTCTAACCAAAGGTGTACGCCTTCGCCTTCTTTTCTGCCTGAACCAACATTGGCTAAAGCTGGTGCTTCTGCAGGAACATTTTTCTGGAATGATCCGGCTTTAATTGTTTTGTAAACATTTACAACCATTAAAATAGCTCCACTCAGATAAAATAATCCACCCAAGAATCTCATTTTAAAGTAAGGAATAATCGCAGTCACAGTATCTAGCCAGTTTTTCCACAATAAAGTTCCATCTGGATTGAATTGTTTCCACATCAAACCTTGAGTAAATCCTGCGATATACATTGGAACGGCATAGAAAATAATTCCTAAAGTTCCCAGCCAGAAATGCCAGTTGGCTAATTTTTTAGACCAAAGTTCGGTTTTCCACATGATCGGAATCAGATAATAGATAACTCCGAATGCCATGAAACCATTCCATCCTAAAGCTCCTAAGTGAACGTGACCAATTACCCAGTCGGTGTAATGTCCGATTTTATTTAAAGATTTTGTTGCTAAAAGCGGTCCTTCAAAGGTCGCCATACCATAACAAGTAACTGCAACTACGAAGAATTTCAAGATAGGATTATCTCTTACTTTATCCCAGGCTCCTCTTAAAGTTAATAATCCATTCAACATTCCACCCCAAGACGGAGCGATCAACATGATTGAGAAACCTGTTCCCACCGCTTGAGCCCATGCTGGTAAAGCAGTATATTGAAGATGGTGAGGTCCTGCCCAAAGGTAAACGAAGATCAACGACCAAAAGTGAATAATTGAAAGTTTATATGAAAATACAGGTCTGTTGGCTGCTTTAGGCATAAAATAATACATTAAACCTAAAACCGGTGTCGTCAATACAAATGCAACCGCATTATGACCATACCACCATTGGACTAGGGCATCTTTCACTCCTGCGTAAGCAGAATATGATTTCCAGCTTGTAAAAGATAACGGAACTTCTAAATTATTAAAGATATGAAGCATCGCAACAGCAATCCATGTTGCAATATAAAACCAGATGGCTACATATAAATGACGCACTCTTCTTTTGGCAATCGTTCCAAACATATTGATTCCGAAAATTACCCAAGAGAAAGTTATCAAAATATCAATTGGCCACTCATGTTCAGCATATT is a genomic window of Chryseobacterium scophthalmum containing:
- a CDS encoding cbb3-type cytochrome c oxidase N-terminal domain-containing protein, which gives rise to MKTRTPISIYIAITIGITVMAFEMFAQDANYFSTPFFWALLIIITILLLIMNSIGDLVENERFSRLTEEEKQEYITDKTTPYYLKLWNSAFKKQSQAEEKDILIDHGFDGITELDNSLPKWWIGLFYFGIIFCAVYMIAFAFTDYAHPEAEYDKEAKLQLASIEEYEKNAPPINLETAKYSADYIAEGEQLFKTNCVTCHADGGKGGIGPNLTDTHWINIKEKSLFKNVFWMLENGSPNNPTMRPFIKEGTITGRDAEKIASYIYHINQEKSPITEKQGGAAPQGEIAKWQE
- the ccoN gene encoding cytochrome-c oxidase, cbb3-type subunit I → METQKFHYDNNIVRAFLYATVVFGIIGFILGLTAALMLFYPELPEFLFGTDDTTIQSLRSGNIQGLVNSQGALGFGRIRMLHTSAVIFAFVCNSFFCGAYYSMQRLLKTRMYSDTLSWIHFWTWQIMIIAVVITFLMGINTSKEYAEHEWPIDILITFSWVIFGINMFGTIAKRRVRHLYVAIWFYIATWIAVAMLHIFNNLEVPLSFTSWKSYSAYAGVKDALVQWWYGHNAVAFVLTTPVLGLMYYFMPKAANRPVFSYKLSIIHFWSLIFVYLWAGPHHLQYTALPAWAQAVGTGFSIMLIAPSWGGMLNGLLTLRGAWDKVRDNPILKFFVVAVTCYGMATFEGPLLATKSLNKIGHYTDWVIGHVHLGALGWNGFMAFGVIYYLIPIMWKTELWSKKLANWHFWLGTLGIIFYAVPMYIAGFTQGLMWKQFNPDGTLLWKNWLDTVTAIIPYFKMRFLGGLFYLSGAILMVVNVYKTIKAGSFQKNVPAEAPALANVGSGRKEGEGVHLWLERTPHLLSILAFVAIAIGGLVEIVPTLTVKSNLPTISAVKPYSPLELEGRDLYVREGCNSCHSQMIRPFRDEVTRFDGKNGQYSKAGEFVYDRPFLWGSKRTGPDLHREGARNPDSWHFKHMYNPRITSAGSIMPRFPWLITNKLDRSQMIDKMKLMKNTFDVPYTKAQIDSADRWANNQSQAIVKRIYSEATDVKDQMDKEKIAKGNNFVPMEQREIIAMIAYLQRLGTDIKTTDIKTASVD